A single window of Canis lupus familiaris isolate Mischka breed German Shepherd chromosome 7, alternate assembly UU_Cfam_GSD_1.0, whole genome shotgun sequence DNA harbors:
- the LOC490332 gene encoding 60S ribosomal protein L31-like has product MAPAKKGGEKKGRSAINEVLTREYTINIHKRIHGVGFKKRAPLALKEIQKFAMKEMGTPDVCIDTRLTKAVWAKGIRNVPYCIRVQLSRNRNKNEDSPKKLYTLVTYVLVTTFKNLQTVNVDEN; this is encoded by the coding sequence ATGGCTCCCGCAAAGAAGGGTGGTGAGAAGAAGGGCCGTTCTGCCATCAATGAGGTATTGACCAGAGAATACACCATCAACATTCACAAACGTATCCatggagtgggtttcaagaagcGTGCCCCTTTGGCACTCAAAGAGATCCAgaaatttgccatgaaggagatgggaactccagatgtCTGCATTGACACCAGGCTCACcaaagctgtctgggccaaaggaataaggaatgttccatacTGTATCCGTGTGCAGTTGTCCAGAAACCGAAACAAAAATGAAGATTCACCAAAGAAGCTCTACACGCTGGTTACCTACGTACTtgtcaccactttcaaaaatctacagactgttaatgtggatgagaactaa